A single genomic interval of Agromyces cerinus harbors:
- a CDS encoding MmcQ/YjbR family DNA-binding protein encodes MEHPRVVDPRHPLVERVRAVCLALPEAVEVEAWGRPTFRAAKPIFVHVSASMERPLSIVLKTDPDEHHALVQDGRFFGPPYYDRDRWVGVDLDRPDTDWRLLAELIETSYRQVANRRQLTALDALRPEHADG; translated from the coding sequence GTGGAGCACCCCCGAGTCGTCGACCCGCGGCATCCGCTCGTCGAGCGCGTGCGCGCCGTGTGCCTCGCGCTGCCCGAAGCGGTCGAGGTCGAGGCGTGGGGCCGGCCGACGTTCCGCGCGGCGAAACCGATCTTCGTGCACGTGAGCGCCTCGATGGAGCGCCCGCTCTCGATCGTGCTGAAGACCGACCCCGACGAGCATCACGCGCTCGTGCAAGACGGGCGGTTCTTCGGCCCGCCCTACTACGACCGCGACCGCTGGGTCGGCGTCGACCTCGATCGGCCCGACACCGACTGGCGGCTTCTGGCCGAGCTCATCGAGACCTCGTACCGCCAGGTCGCGAACCGCCGCCAGCTCACGGCGCTCGACGCGCTGCGTCCCGAGCACGCCGACGGCTGA